One stretch of Argiope bruennichi chromosome 3, qqArgBrue1.1, whole genome shotgun sequence DNA includes these proteins:
- the LOC129963347 gene encoding uncharacterized protein LOC129963347, whose product MASLEESLIASAIEAMNIEDYWPTFDSTEDLDDDDDSEYSIILYFYEELLSHLIQRHKVQDGDLQQAIKHLVYNYGHVANGKTPMELDYNYLSNCLGYLHRYAACHTALVLSIMIRIFHKCPPPAVRRILALKNQLNVVCIGGGPSNDLVGFLSAIYGKHFGLLDLDITVVDKMSGWELIFQETIRRLRLGECGNVSKIFKDINVKTSFLQGDFKFPSTWNNELKVKLANADIMLLTKVLSVVPDADKLVILKNIVLSMKPGALLIFIDCPYPSAQFQALQKYLDIIYEASKEKFQFDFEVQRFGFPNITSSRAVVRVCAKKFILGE is encoded by the exons ATGGCCAGCTTAGAAGAATCGCTTATAGCAAGCGCAATCGAAGCCATGAATATTGAGGATTATTGGCCAACTTTTGATAGCACTGAAGATTTAGACGACGATGATGATAGTGAATATtctataatactttatttttatgaagaactTCTCAGTCATTTAATTCAACGTCACAAGGTTCAAGATGGTGATTTGCAACAGGCAATTAAGCACCTTGTTTATAATTATGGTCATGTTGCAAATGGAAAAACACCTATGGAACTGGACTACAATTATTTAAGTAACTGTTTAGGGTATTTACATAGATACGCAGCATGTCATACTGCATTAGTTCTTAGTATTATGATTAGAATATTTCACAAGTGTCCACCACCTGCTGTTAGAAGAATATTAGCGTTGAAAAATCAGTTGAACGTTGTGTGTATAGGTGGCGGTCCTAGTAATGACTTGGTTGGTTTCTTAAGTGCTATATATGGCAAACATTTTGGTCTGTTGGATTTGGATATTACAGTTGTTGATAAAATGTCCGGCTGGGAacttatttttcaagaaactatTCGAAGACTGAGACTTGGAGAATGTGGTAAtgtcagcaaaatatttaaagacataAATGTAAAAACCTCTTTTTTGCAAGGAGATTTTAAATTTCCATCAACATGGAATAACGAATTGAAGGTGAAGCTGGCTAATGCAGATATAATGCTTCTAACTAAAGTTCTGTCTGTGGTTCCTGATGCAGATAAATTGGTCATTTTAAAG aatattgtcCTCTCTATGAAGCCAGGAGCCCTTCTCATATTCATTGATTGTCCCTACCCTTCTGCTCAATTTCAAGCTCTTCAGAAATATCTCGACATTATCTATGAAGCATCTAAAGAAAAATTCCAGTTCGATTTTGAAGTTCAAAGATTTGGTTTTCCTAACATCACTTCGAGCAGAGCTGTTGTTAGAGTatgtgcaaaaaaatttattttaggtgaataa